One stretch of Miscanthus floridulus cultivar M001 chromosome 18, ASM1932011v1, whole genome shotgun sequence DNA includes these proteins:
- the LOC136522055 gene encoding blue copper protein-like, whose protein sequence is MASGGASLALAALLLVSCASAAAATKYTIGDASGWTTTGDYATWASGKKFKIGDTLEFKYASGAHTVDEVGAADYAACSSSKALSSDSAGSTTVTLKTAGKHYFICGVAGHCSSGMKLVVDVAKAVATPAPAPAPAASADTTPDAPDTTPSAKTPSSSGSVTPKSPVTTALSPPGKKSTSGASGLSAAAWAGLGLAGLVAVHLGAF, encoded by the exons ATGGCTTCCGGTGGCGCGTCACTGGCCTTGGCCGCGCTCCTCCTCGTGAGCTGCGCCTCAGCAGCGGCGGCGACCAAGTACACCATCGGGGACGCGTCCGGCTGGACGACCACCGGCGATTACGCCACCTGGGCCAGCGGCAAGAAGTTCAAAATCGGCGACACTCTCG AGTTCAAGTACGCCAGCGGGGCGCACACGGTGGACGAGGTGGGCGCGGCGGACTACGCCGCCTGCTCCTCCAGCAAGGCGCTCAGCAGCGACAGCGCCGGCAGCACGACCGTGACGCTCAAGACCGCCGGCAAGCACTACTTCATCTGCGGCGTCGCGGGCCACTGCAGCAGCGGCATGAAGCTCGTCGTGGACGTGGCCAAGGCCGTGGCcaccccggcgccggcgccggccccgGCCGCGTCCGCGGACACCACCCCAGACGCGCCCGACACCACGCCGTCGGCGAAGACCCCCTCGAGCTCCGGCAGCGTCACGCCCAAGAGCCCGGTCACGACGGCCCTCTCGCCGCCGGGCAAGAAGTCCACCTCCGGTGCATCCGGGCTCAGCGCCGCGGCGTGGGCCGGCTTGGGCCTTGCTGGGCTCGTGGCCGTGCACCTCGGCGCGTTCTAG